The following coding sequences lie in one Mucilaginibacter sp. KACC 22773 genomic window:
- a CDS encoding SRPBCC family protein, giving the protein MENITFNVEINASPQKVWDVLFTDANYPTWTAVFCEGSHAVTDWKEGSKALFLDHKKSGMIGVIDRAIPNEFMAIKGIGEIIKGIENYDSSGAKMCSGSLEEYTLKNTNGKTLLTVQLSGGNFPKDMTAFFKNVWPKALDTVKTIAEGE; this is encoded by the coding sequence ATGGAAAACATCACGTTCAATGTCGAGATCAATGCATCACCCCAAAAAGTTTGGGACGTACTTTTTACCGATGCCAATTACCCAACGTGGACCGCAGTTTTTTGCGAAGGCTCGCACGCCGTTACCGACTGGAAAGAGGGCAGCAAGGCTTTATTTTTAGACCATAAGAAATCGGGAATGATAGGAGTCATTGATAGGGCTATTCCAAATGAATTTATGGCGATTAAAGGCATTGGCGAAATAATTAAGGGAATCGAGAATTACGATAGTAGCGGTGCCAAGATGTGCAGTGGCTCGTTAGAAGAATATACTCTCAAAAACACCAATGGCAAAACCTTGCTTACAGTTCAACTTAGCGGCGGCAATTTCCCCAAAGATATGACCGCTTTTTTTAAGAACGTATGGCCAAAAGCACTGGATACTGTAAAAACGATAGCTGAAGGAGAATGA